The DNA sequence AATTGCACCATTGCCAGAAAATATTTCTGAGCTTTTATTTGCCACCTTTCTCCAAGGATCAAAGTTTCTTTATAAAAAAATAAAAGATCATCCCCATCCTCTACTCTATGATACAGAGTTCATTCTGATAGGAGAATCCCCTGCAGGAAAGCGTCATCCGGAAGGTCCCTTTGGAGATCATTTTGGTTACTATAGTCTACAACATGATTTTCCTGAATTCCGTTGTCATAAAATCTATCATAGAAAGGACGCTATTTATCCTGCTACAGTCGTTGGAAAACCCTACCAAGAGGACTTCTATTTAGGTAATAAACTGCAAGAATATCTCTCCCCTATATTTCCTCTAGTTATGCCTGGTGTAAGGAACCTCAAAAGTTATGGAGAGTCAGGGTTTCATGCACTTACTGCTGCTATTGTCAAAGAACGTTACTGGAGAGAATCTCTAGCAACAGCTCTTAGAATTCTTGGGGAAGGTCAACTTTCCTTAACAAAGTTCCTAATGATCACAGATCAAGAGGTCTCTCTCGAAAAATTCACTGTAGTCCTTGAAACGATCTTGGAACGTCTTCAACCACATCGGGACCTGATTATTTTCTCAGAAACTGCAAATGATACTTTAGACTACACAGGACCGAGCTTAAATAAAGGCTCTAAAGGAATCTTTATGGGTATAGGAACAGCAATTCGGACTCTTCCTTATAAATATCGGGGAGGAAAGCTTCCTGGAGTTCAAGACCTCGCTCCTTTCTGTCGTGGATGTTTAGTATTAGAAACTTCAATGCAAAGCCTATGTCTGAAATCTCTCCTCTCCCACCCTGATCTAAAGCAGTGGCCCCTAATTATCCTTACTGATAACCTGAAGAAAACTATACAAAGTGAAAAGGATTTTCTCTGGCAGACCTTTACACGATGTGCGCCAGCAACAGATCTCCATACTCTCTATACTCACTTTTCTAACCATCGCCCAAACTATACTTTGCCTTTGATTATTGATGCACTGATGAAGCCTTCCTACCCTAAGGAAGTTCAGGTAGACCCATTCATAGAACAAAAAGTCTCTCAACGTTGGCACGAATATTTCCCGAATCAAGAAACGTGCTATATCTAAAAATAAATTTTATTTATTAAAAAATAGAATAAAGTATTTTTATTTTTATATTTAAAAATATATAAAAACAAAAAACTACTTTTAAGAGTAAAAAAATGAACAAAAAACAAAAAGCTAAATTAAAAATCTCTTTTATCATTAGTGCTATGATTTTAATAGGAGTTTTTGCTCGAGCTCCTCGTCATGATACTTTTAAAACTTTTCTCAAGTCCCAAGAAGCGACGATATACTCTAATCAATGTAACGATGACATACGCACCGTTCTATGTAATGCTATAGAACATGCTGACCAAGAAATTTTCATGCGCATTTATAATTTCTCTGAACCTAAAATCCAACAAAGTATAGTTCGACAATCCCAAGCAAAAAAAAACATTACTATCTACTATCAAAAATTTAAAATTCCCCAAATCTTAAAACAACAAAGTAACGTTATCCTGATTGAACAACCTCCACTAGGACGCAAGCTCATGCACCAAAAAGCGCTTGCTATAGACAAAAAAGATGCGTGGTTAGGATCTGCGAACTATACGGATCTTTCTCTATGTTTAGATAATAATCTTATTTTAGGAATACATAGTTCGGAGCTCTGCGAACTTATCATCACAAATACCTCTGGGGACTTTTCTATAAAAAATCAGACAGGCAAATATTTTGTCCTTCCCGAAGCTCAACAATTAGCGCTAGAAACAGTACTTCAAAAAATTCGCACTGCTCAAAAAACAATACGCGTCGCTATGTTTGCTCTTACACATCCAAAAATTATTGAAGCCTTACATCAAGCAAAGCAGCGAGGCGTTCAGGTAGATGTCATTATTGATAAAAGTCACAGAAAATTAACTTTTAATCAATTAAAACAATTAAATATCACAGAACCTTTTATCTCTATAAATACTGCTCCATCTACACTACATCATAAATTTGCAGTTATAGATAATAAATCTCTATTCATGGGGTCTATAAATTGGTCAAAAGGAGGGTTCTCTTTAAACGAAGAAAGCTTTATCCTTTTGGAATATCTAAGCAAACGGCAAATAAAAAAACTACACACCATCTGGAAAAAACTGACTAAATATTCAGAGGATCCCCTAACCACTTCTCTAGAGGCAAATATCATAGGAGAAGATCTAGCTATAAATACTCGAAAAGCAGCGTGAATACTTAAGATCATAGTAACTAAAAATAGTTTTAGACCTCCTCCTCATCCTTTTGATAAAAAAGAGTAGAGGCGGTCTCTAGGATTCCTTTATTTCTAGCAATCACCCAAGCTTCTGCTGCAGCTGCAATTGCTTGAGAAGCTGCAGCTCCTAAGGAAATACTTTTTTTCTTTGTAACCTTAACGCAAGGCCTTTTCTTATTTTTTTCGTCTTGTTCTTGGTCTTCTTTCTTCCTGTTAAAGTTACGTAAAGTTTTAAAATCTAAACGCACATGACGTAGTTGAGAAAGTAGGATTTTTGCTTGCTTTTGTCCTAAGAGCTTGTAACGATGTTTTTGCTTCTTTTCTTCCTTTTCACGATCTCCAATTGCAAGCAAAGCAAGACGGATTGCTTCGTTCGTAGCAATCTCTTCTGAAATCTTTTTTGCTAAAGGTAAGTTTTGCTGGGAGTCTCTACCGACATTTTGTGCCAATACAGCACCATAGGGATCAAAACGAATTATGCGCATAACATTAACCTAAAACTCTAAATATCCTTAGATAATTTTTTTCCCTTCTTATTCTGACGAAAAACTTTTTCAGAAGATCCCTTTCTTTGATCTCCAAAACCACCGCTTCCTCCACTATCATCATGAACAGAAGAAGCTTCAGGCTTGCCTTGAACTGATACTCTTGAGGTCCCTGAAAAAGGCTGAGGAGAACGAAGTATAATCGGTGGCTCTACAGCAACATTCCGATATTGATAAATCAAGGGATCCGGAGGAGCTCCAGGCCCCTTATGAGCTTCAACCTTATCTTTATATTCATGGGTAGAACGTGGTGTAGGAGCAAGTAAGGATATGCCTCTTTCTGTAAGAAAATGATATGATGAACTTACAGCATCGCTTCCTAATGGTCCCCCTAATCCACTTGCGATAGGGAGCACACTCTGCCGACTAACAGGGAAAAAATTCTGGCTACTATTTTCTGGATTTTTGAATGCTGTAGATTCCTTTTGCTGTGGTTTAGAGACCGTACCTGAAGCTTGCTGTTCTCTAGGAAAGCGGTATCTGTTTTCCGTATGAGACAAATTTTCAATTGAAGCATTCTGTGGTTTACTCTCTTTAATCGGATTAAAGTGTGTTTGACTATCTTTTCTTTTTATCCCAAGGGATTTATTTTTAGGTTTATCTCCAGAGGACTGAGCGGATATAGTTCCCGAAAACTTAGGAGCAGGGAATTTCGTAGAAGGACTAAACCAACTAGAATCAATGGAATAAATCTCTCCAGATTTTCCCCCTACAAGAAGGCTGGCCATTGCACGAGCTAACATGATTTGATCCTCGGTTATATCATCTCGACTTTTCTTTTTTTCGGCTTCCTTTTGTGCTTTCTCCAGGGTATTCGAATCTAAAGCCTGCGTTCCTTCTGGAATAGATTCTGAAGAATCAGAAGAGGACGACTTTACCTTTCCTTGACTTGCTTTAAAGGGAGGCATTGCTGTACTAACTTCTTCTCTCGCTAAATCAGAAAGATCTACCATTCCTTCATTCACTGTTGCCATGGCTCTACGCACTAAGGAAGAAGTCTCGACATTTGGATCCAAAAGAAAACTTATCATTTCGCCTCCTAGACGAGCGGCAGTCCAAGCGTTCACCTTTTGCTCGTTCATGGGCATTAATGCCCTTTGTAAAGATCCAAAGGAAACCACTGAACTCGCTTCCGAAGAACTAGAGCTCTTGCTGCTTATGCCAGAAGAAAATTGTGAAGATTGTAAAGAATTTAAAGTAAGACTAGAAATATCCGATGAACTCCCGCCAAATCCTGAAGCATCTAAAAAAAATCCCTGCATTTCAGGAGAAATGCGATTACCCTTTTTGGTGGCAACATCCATGTTTGTCGGTAGCAAAGACATTCCCTCTCCATTATCAGAAGCTCGCTTTGCAGAAACTCGAGAAGCCCGTGAGCCAAACCCAGACATGAATCCCTGCAAACTAGCACGCATCTTAGAAAAAGTGCTTCTCAATCGAGATTTCGGTGAATTTGATGTTCGATCTTGAGTCTTGCGGTACTTAGCCTTATTAATTTCTGTTTCAGTTGCATACATCCCTGTAGATCCTGAACGCACTAAATTTTCCTCGTTAACAGAGGAGGCCCGCGTGGTCTCAGAAAATATAGATTCTTCGGGTGCAGAAAGACCTGGTGCCTGCTTTCCCTGAAGAGCAGGACTCCAATTACTCGGATCTGAGGAAGGCTGAATGCCTCCACCGCTTGAAACAGCCATAACTATTCTCTGAATTTAAAAAATAAAAATTAAGGTTATTTATAATT is a window from the Chlamydia serpentis genome containing:
- a CDS encoding menaquinone biosynthesis decarboxylase; this encodes MSFLRRHISLFRSQKQLVDIFSPVNPYLELAEIHRRVIENQGPALLFHNVLGSPFPVLTNFFGTKYRVDQLFAQAPDDLIAQVTRLLSSPLSFSSLWKSRNLLKRGLTLGLKKTRLKGFPFISMPKVNLDLLPLLTSWPEDGGAFITLPLVYTESPTLGTPNLGMYRMQRFNQSTLGLHFQIQKGGGMHLYEAEEKQQHLPVTVFLSGNPFLTLSAIAPLPENISELLFATFLQGSKFLYKKIKDHPHPLLYDTEFILIGESPAGKRHPEGPFGDHFGYYSLQHDFPEFRCHKIYHRKDAIYPATVVGKPYQEDFYLGNKLQEYLSPIFPLVMPGVRNLKSYGESGFHALTAAIVKERYWRESLATALRILGEGQLSLTKFLMITDQEVSLEKFTVVLETILERLQPHRDLIIFSETANDTLDYTGPSLNKGSKGIFMGIGTAIRTLPYKYRGGKLPGVQDLAPFCRGCLVLETSMQSLCLKSLLSHPDLKQWPLIILTDNLKKTIQSEKDFLWQTFTRCAPATDLHTLYTHFSNHRPNYTLPLIIDALMKPSYPKEVQVDPFIEQKVSQRWHEYFPNQETCYI
- a CDS encoding phospholipase D-like domain-containing protein; the protein is MNKKQKAKLKISFIISAMILIGVFARAPRHDTFKTFLKSQEATIYSNQCNDDIRTVLCNAIEHADQEIFMRIYNFSEPKIQQSIVRQSQAKKNITIYYQKFKIPQILKQQSNVILIEQPPLGRKLMHQKALAIDKKDAWLGSANYTDLSLCLDNNLILGIHSSELCELIITNTSGDFSIKNQTGKYFVLPEAQQLALETVLQKIRTAQKTIRVAMFALTHPKIIEALHQAKQRGVQVDVIIDKSHRKLTFNQLKQLNITEPFISINTAPSTLHHKFAVIDNKSLFMGSINWSKGGFSLNEESFILLEYLSKRQIKKLHTIWKKLTKYSEDPLTTSLEANIIGEDLAINTRKAA